In one window of Meiothermus sp. DNA:
- a CDS encoding S-layer homology domain-containing protein has product MRFFVYVTFVVTLWAGALPNDIPKDHWAAPAVAEVVARGWLQGYPGGAFKGELSLDRYQLATTLARVLADSPLPVRESEVRFKDVKPNHWALPGIRRMVGEGLVLGFPDQTYRGASVLTRYQLSLVLDKLLQSLGIAAPARALRPDDLPAGHWAEGAVMRMIGLDVLPMGADGLFRGNQPVNRYQMARALWRVGQLGLSSQEASAQIGVASALPNNTPQSPSSSALPAGQTGVNSSVQASQQTPLVPVEVTTASVPEGTALSSLSAAPLPEGWASAILEQSLIHLGQDRGSGRVWATLKHQGQQAIALLRLDESPRLEAFYPLNEAVAVASEGWAWLEGGRQLLFWDAKAQKTRLYGPIGQSGAREALPPVFAAGVQEGLLGGVALDESRNYLALMSGRPLCLPDCEKAASSQVLRLVLLGLNPDGLFAEYAYLLDDPKNRVVGLAWPKPRLLLVHEHDGQKSRIYSVDLNQADDLAFTEWDTPEAGLELRPLVKPLTKKLILEVPLTNPRGLALLSSTEAVILQQGVLRLKLDKPLW; this is encoded by the coding sequence ATGAGATTTTTTGTATACGTAACGTTTGTTGTAACATTGTGGGCTGGGGCTCTACCCAACGACATACCCAAAGACCACTGGGCTGCGCCCGCCGTGGCCGAAGTGGTAGCGAGAGGCTGGCTGCAGGGCTACCCAGGGGGTGCATTCAAGGGTGAGCTGAGCCTGGATCGCTACCAGCTGGCCACCACGCTGGCTCGAGTGCTTGCCGACAGCCCTTTACCCGTGCGCGAGAGCGAGGTGCGCTTTAAGGATGTTAAGCCCAACCATTGGGCCTTGCCGGGTATTCGGCGGATGGTAGGGGAGGGACTTGTGCTGGGCTTCCCTGATCAGACCTATCGGGGAGCGTCGGTTCTTACGCGGTACCAGCTTAGCCTGGTGCTCGACAAGCTATTGCAAAGTCTGGGAATCGCCGCTCCGGCCCGGGCGCTTCGTCCGGACGATTTACCGGCCGGTCACTGGGCCGAAGGAGCGGTGATGCGGATGATCGGATTGGATGTTTTGCCCATGGGCGCAGACGGTTTATTCAGGGGAAACCAGCCGGTCAACCGTTACCAGATGGCCCGTGCGCTATGGCGTGTCGGGCAGCTTGGGTTGTCGAGCCAGGAGGCGTCTGCCCAGATTGGCGTGGCGTCCGCCTTGCCGAACAACACCCCACAGTCCCCTAGCTCGAGCGCCCTACCTGCTGGTCAAACCGGGGTTAACTCCAGTGTCCAAGCGAGCCAGCAGACACCGTTGGTTCCGGTGGAGGTTACAACGGCCTCGGTTCCAGAGGGTACGGCGCTGTCCAGCCTTAGCGCAGCACCTTTGCCAGAGGGATGGGCTTCGGCCATCCTTGAGCAAAGCCTGATTCACCTTGGCCAGGATCGGGGGAGTGGCCGGGTCTGGGCAACCCTCAAGCACCAGGGACAGCAGGCCATTGCCCTATTGAGGTTGGATGAAAGCCCCCGCCTCGAGGCCTTCTATCCCCTCAACGAGGCCGTGGCCGTGGCCAGCGAGGGTTGGGCCTGGCTCGAGGGGGGTCGGCAGCTTCTGTTCTGGGATGCTAAAGCTCAAAAAACCCGGCTCTATGGCCCCATTGGGCAGTCCGGGGCGCGCGAGGCCCTGCCGCCGGTGTTTGCCGCCGGGGTGCAGGAAGGCTTGCTGGGCGGAGTAGCCCTGGACGAAAGCCGCAACTACCTGGCCCTCATGAGCGGGCGGCCCCTCTGTTTGCCCGATTGCGAAAAAGCCGCCTCCTCGCAGGTGCTACGGCTGGTGCTCCTGGGCCTGAACCCCGATGGGCTTTTCGCAGAATACGCCTACTTACTGGACGACCCCAAAAACCGGGTGGTGGGCCTGGCTTGGCCCAAGCCTCGGTTGTTGCTGGTACATGAGCACGACGGCCAGAAAAGCCGTATCTATAGCGTGGATTTGAACCAGGCCGACGACCTGGCTTTTACCGAATGGGACACCCCCGAGGCCGGCCTGGAACTCAGACCCCTGGTCAAGCCCTTAACCAAAAAGCTTATTTTGGAGGTTCCCCTAACCAACCCCCGTGGGCTGGCGTTGCTTAGCTCAACAGAGGCGGTCATCCTTCAGCAGGGCGTCCTACGCCTGAAGCTAGATAAGCCGCTGTGGTGA
- a CDS encoding tyrosine-type recombinase/integrase, with protein MLVPLANWNNPAKRRLEAIRAAHERSLEGLLELLEAHLVLKGRKRATLSPRTLENYRLAVRDFLAWAWSDTQSLEILKATSDDLDRYIADLQLQGGHLQNSEGQRLKPGSIATYVAGVRAFYRALEWAGAAVLPQVHSPHDPTPPEERRPALPQGLYQKLLGHLAGGEPQTYRDRLAVRLMAEAGLRISELVNLWVEDIHLQERLLLIRSGKGGKQRSVPLSRSMVQELEGWLKLRLAHAVAGERALLINLGGRKASGQAMTDKTLRKILNRHYRALGFPERYYGAHMLRHTAGTRFYKKSRDLHATARLLGHTNINTSAIYAKMDLEGLFEIVDGLEE; from the coding sequence ATGCTGGTGCCGCTGGCGAACTGGAACAACCCGGCCAAACGCCGCCTCGAGGCCATCCGGGCCGCCCACGAGCGCAGCCTGGAGGGTTTGCTCGAGTTGCTCGAGGCACACCTGGTTCTCAAAGGCCGAAAACGCGCCACGCTGAGCCCGCGAACCCTCGAGAACTACCGTCTGGCGGTGCGCGACTTTCTGGCCTGGGCCTGGTCAGATACCCAGTCGCTGGAAATCCTCAAAGCCACCTCGGACGACCTCGACCGCTACATCGCCGATCTGCAACTGCAGGGCGGCCACCTGCAAAACTCTGAGGGCCAGCGGCTCAAGCCCGGTTCTATCGCAACCTACGTAGCGGGTGTTCGGGCTTTTTACCGGGCGCTCGAGTGGGCAGGCGCTGCCGTATTGCCACAGGTGCATTCACCCCACGACCCCACACCCCCCGAGGAACGTCGGCCAGCCTTACCCCAGGGTCTATATCAAAAACTTTTAGGACACCTTGCGGGTGGTGAGCCACAAACCTACCGGGATCGCCTGGCGGTACGGCTCATGGCCGAGGCCGGACTGCGTATTAGTGAACTTGTTAACTTGTGGGTGGAAGATATACACCTCCAGGAGCGACTATTGCTCATCCGCAGCGGTAAGGGTGGCAAACAGCGCAGTGTGCCCCTCTCACGCTCAATGGTACAAGAGCTCGAGGGTTGGCTGAAGCTGCGGCTGGCTCACGCCGTCGCGGGCGAGCGCGCCCTGCTCATCAATCTGGGGGGGCGCAAAGCCAGTGGCCAGGCCATGACCGACAAAACCCTGCGGAAAATTCTGAACCGACACTACCGAGCCCTGGGTTTTCCCGAGCGCTACTATGGGGCCCACATGCTGCGCCACACGGCCGGCACCCGCTTTTACAAAAAAAGCCGCGACCTCCACGCCACCGCCCGACTTCTAGGGCACACCAACATTAACACCAGCGCCATCTACGCCAAGATGGATCTGGAAGGGCTGTTTGAGATTGTCGATGGGCTTGAGGAATAG
- a CDS encoding phosphate-starvation-inducible PsiE family protein yields MNSQLITQKNLLTFFRITTRIIFNLSLVALLLGLLVSVGRTLLDLGLAFTQPTVRLGLKDLVTNILSLVVVLELVRAFVDYFEFDRIRPEILVEVAVVFLLREMMLGLFSGDIKGWDVLVWSVGILALIAARALAIAFPYSKEKKHAG; encoded by the coding sequence ATGAATAGCCAGCTTATAACTCAAAAGAACCTGCTCACCTTTTTTCGGATAACCACCCGCATCATCTTTAATCTGTCCCTCGTTGCGCTACTGTTAGGCCTTCTGGTAAGCGTTGGCCGCACATTACTGGATCTGGGCCTGGCCTTTACTCAACCGACCGTGCGTCTGGGCCTTAAGGATCTGGTAACCAACATTTTGTCCCTGGTGGTAGTGCTCGAGCTGGTACGGGCTTTTGTGGATTACTTCGAGTTCGACCGTATCCGGCCAGAAATACTTGTAGAGGTAGCGGTGGTGTTTCTACTGCGGGAGATGATGCTGGGCCTTTTCTCCGGAGATATCAAGGGCTGGGATGTACTGGTTTGGAGTGTCGGTATCCTGGCTCTGATTGCAGCCAGGGCCCTGGCCATTGCTTTCCCTTACAGCAAGGAGAAAAAACATGCGGGTTGA
- a CDS encoding chromosome segregation protein SMC, with protein MPTARPSGKPKPLSGELRLADQERASLEGLLRRLAQDLGESEARLTRLRSLSEPVAPSEPEPTPEVMQGYRQRLQELQAAIQTEEHQLKAQQQAFERYLQAQATYEAQKQAYEQMLAQKSALEADRGRLEAELKHLQGQLARLQARENELRAQLNERVKQEGQAQSEARAAESEARRLEAMLRSGSDLAEGPKRAREAGIPGLIGVVADLLQVPAGLELAIEVAMGGRMQWVLTEHEQAAQAAVQHLKQHGGRATFLPRTLLRAFRERERDWSKVQGVVGVARRLVQLPACPEALPSLLGETLVMESLDAALALVRTHPDHPRIVTLEGELLETSGAITGGRVQRGGQMLALRRRYQETQAEARRLNAEAEALRAQTESLRAELAGLDLPNLLRRQTELGSELKAVQASFSRLSHSPAPQAPPPAAPPQPERLQALRNEREALNAQMAQEREVSSQWQRYREDLERYHQAHKEMGELETRLHRLRSEQGELGQKLTAIQARKTELEQAQRSLNLRHLEGALYAARGRTRALSEEETRLIARTNQLLSDLEALHLTQARREATIETLQQELAELPPLPGPDDPLRDGAASLYRVEEGSSRSLARALSETEAALEALGPINHLAEQEYALLSEDIQKLEVALQESETVVRKLEAELHLVQSEYRERMQQVYATFKEKFAHYASALLDAEVELERTHQGLELILKPAGKRTVNLNLLSMGERTMGALAFLFALSEVGEGSGGLPIAVLDEVDAPLDEANIQRFCRFLQHFKGQTQFILVTHQKRTMEACDALYGVTTEKGVSRVYSIKREEALA; from the coding sequence ATGCCCACAGCGAGGCCCTCCGGCAAGCCGAAGCCCTTGAGCGGGGAACTGCGGCTAGCGGATCAGGAGCGGGCCTCGCTCGAGGGGCTGTTGCGCCGACTGGCGCAGGATTTGGGCGAAAGTGAGGCCCGCTTGACCCGGCTGCGCTCGCTGTCGGAGCCTGTAGCCCCCAGCGAGCCGGAGCCCACGCCCGAGGTCATGCAGGGCTACCGCCAACGCCTGCAGGAACTGCAAGCCGCGATACAGACAGAGGAACACCAGCTCAAGGCCCAGCAACAAGCCTTCGAACGCTACCTGCAAGCCCAGGCCACCTACGAAGCCCAGAAACAGGCCTACGAGCAGATGCTGGCGCAAAAATCGGCCCTGGAGGCCGATAGGGGCCGTCTCGAGGCCGAACTGAAACACCTGCAGGGCCAGCTTGCGAGGTTGCAGGCCCGTGAAAATGAGCTGCGTGCTCAGTTGAATGAACGGGTCAAGCAAGAAGGCCAGGCCCAGAGCGAAGCCCGTGCTGCGGAGTCTGAGGCGCGTCGCCTCGAGGCCATGCTGCGCTCGGGTTCCGACCTGGCCGAAGGCCCCAAGCGGGCCCGCGAGGCTGGCATTCCCGGACTGATCGGGGTGGTGGCGGATTTGTTGCAGGTGCCCGCCGGGCTCGAGCTGGCCATTGAAGTGGCCATGGGTGGGCGGATGCAATGGGTGCTAACCGAGCACGAGCAGGCCGCCCAGGCCGCCGTGCAACACCTCAAACAACACGGGGGCCGGGCCACCTTTCTGCCGCGTACCCTGTTGCGAGCGTTCCGGGAACGGGAGCGCGACTGGAGCAAGGTACAGGGCGTGGTGGGGGTGGCCCGCCGACTGGTACAGCTACCGGCCTGCCCCGAGGCCCTGCCCTCGCTGCTGGGTGAAACCCTGGTCATGGAGAGTCTGGATGCTGCGCTCGCGCTGGTGCGAACGCACCCTGACCACCCCCGCATCGTTACCCTGGAAGGCGAACTGCTCGAGACCAGCGGGGCCATCACGGGCGGGCGGGTGCAACGGGGCGGGCAGATGCTCGCCCTGCGCCGACGCTACCAGGAGACCCAGGCCGAGGCCCGGCGCCTGAACGCCGAGGCGGAGGCCCTCCGGGCCCAGACCGAAAGCCTGCGGGCCGAACTGGCCGGGCTGGATCTGCCCAACCTTCTGCGGCGCCAGACCGAGCTTGGCTCTGAACTCAAGGCGGTGCAAGCCAGCTTTTCGCGTCTCTCGCATAGCCCCGCACCCCAGGCCCCCCCACCTGCCGCCCCTCCACAGCCTGAACGCCTGCAGGCCCTGCGTAACGAGCGCGAAGCCCTGAATGCTCAGATGGCCCAGGAGCGAGAGGTGTCAAGCCAGTGGCAGCGCTACCGGGAAGATCTCGAGCGCTACCACCAGGCCCACAAGGAGATGGGTGAGCTCGAGACCCGCCTCCACCGCCTGCGCAGTGAGCAGGGTGAACTGGGGCAAAAACTAACCGCCATTCAGGCCCGCAAAACCGAACTCGAGCAGGCCCAGCGCAGCCTGAACCTGCGCCACCTGGAAGGGGCCTTGTATGCGGCCCGTGGCCGTACCCGGGCCTTGTCAGAGGAAGAAACTCGGCTCATTGCACGCACCAACCAGCTTTTATCCGACCTCGAGGCCCTCCACCTGACCCAGGCCCGCCGCGAGGCCACCATCGAGACCCTTCAGCAAGAGTTGGCCGAGCTACCCCCGCTCCCGGGGCCGGACGATCCCCTTCGGGACGGCGCAGCCTCCTTGTACCGGGTGGAGGAGGGCTCCTCGCGCAGCCTGGCCCGCGCCCTTTCGGAAACCGAGGCGGCCCTGGAAGCCCTGGGCCCCATCAACCATCTGGCCGAACAGGAGTATGCCCTTCTGAGCGAGGACATCCAGAAACTCGAGGTGGCCTTGCAGGAGTCAGAAACGGTAGTGCGCAAACTGGAGGCCGAGCTTCACCTGGTGCAGTCCGAATACCGCGAGCGAATGCAGCAGGTATATGCCACATTCAAGGAAAAATTTGCCCACTACGCCAGCGCTTTACTGGACGCCGAGGTCGAACTCGAGCGCACCCATCAGGGTCTCGAGCTGATTCTCAAGCCTGCCGGCAAGCGCACGGTTAACTTGAACCTGCTCTCCATGGGCGAGCGCACCATGGGCGCCCTGGCCTTTTTGTTTGCTCTCTCGGAGGTAGGGGAGGGGAGCGGAGGCCTGCCCATAGCCGTCCTGGACGAAGTAGACGCCCCGCTAGACGAAGCCAACATTCAGCGCTTCTGCCGCTTCTTGCAGCACTTCAAGGGCCAGACCCAGTTTATTCTGGTGACCCACCAGAAGCGCACCATGGAAGCCTGCGATGCCCTGTATGGCGTGACGACCGAGAAGGGCGTGAGCCGGGTGTACAGCATCAAGCGCGAGGAAGCCCTGGCCTAA
- a CDS encoding AAA family ATPase gives MKIERLILQGFKSFGERTSLEFGPGIYGIVGPNGSGKSNLVEALRWVVGARARELRGEEALSLLFHGADGRAPLGFAEVGLELGGNGRRVNLSRRLERDGSSDVRLNGSRSTLRQVEQALMGTGLSRTGYAIVGQGEVGQILQAGPEVLLSYLEEAAGLRAVTQASKTAHERLESATLELQTRAQELAERKASVAEKAQQAEAAQKAAYPGRPQPGAAPQCAGGPHSRGRPGGQSCAAEGPGAGTGAHRGQPAFARTGDREKPGPGGPGSRPECPQRGPPASRSP, from the coding sequence ATGAAGATCGAGCGACTCATCCTGCAAGGTTTCAAGTCCTTTGGCGAACGCACCAGCCTCGAGTTTGGCCCCGGCATCTATGGCATTGTGGGCCCCAACGGCTCCGGTAAGAGCAACCTGGTGGAAGCGCTGCGCTGGGTGGTGGGGGCGCGCGCGCGCGAACTGCGCGGGGAGGAAGCCCTTTCGCTCTTGTTCCACGGCGCAGATGGCAGAGCGCCGCTGGGGTTTGCCGAGGTGGGGCTGGAGCTGGGGGGCAACGGACGGCGGGTCAATCTGAGCCGCCGCCTCGAGCGCGACGGCAGCAGCGATGTGCGGCTCAACGGTTCGCGCAGCACCCTGCGACAAGTGGAGCAAGCCCTGATGGGCACGGGGCTTTCCCGCACCGGCTACGCCATTGTGGGGCAGGGTGAGGTGGGGCAAATTTTGCAGGCCGGGCCCGAGGTGCTGCTTTCCTACCTGGAAGAAGCCGCCGGTCTGCGGGCCGTCACCCAGGCCAGCAAGACCGCACACGAACGCCTGGAGAGCGCTACCCTCGAGCTGCAAACCCGCGCGCAGGAACTAGCCGAGCGCAAAGCTTCGGTGGCCGAAAAAGCCCAGCAGGCCGAGGCCGCCCAGAAAGCCGCCTACCCTGGCCGCCCGCAGCCTGGTGCTGCGCCGCAGTGTGCTGGCGGCCCGCATTCGCGAGGCCGACCAGGAGGCCAAAGCTGCGCGGCAGAAGGCCCAGGCGCTGGAACAGGAGCGCACCGAGGCCAGCCAGCGTTTGCGCGAACTGGAGACCGAGAAAAGCCAGGCCCTGGAGGCCCTGGAAGCCGCCCAGAATGCCCACAGCGAGGCCCTCCGGCAAGCCGAAGCCCTTGA
- a CDS encoding GerMN domain-containing protein: MLSFTNLLGLVVLTLGGWALWSLQSDSGSRSLNLPSDLENRGPRNIKLYFAKDTEDGLVVEERTVQIAEGEYVLGRVLEELVRGPQMQGAAPLVPAGTPAPTVFLRDSTALVDLPAAYGRLNYGTAGELALIYGITNTLLEFKEVQQVKFLLEGKEVESLGHLSLLDPFKRQKP; the protein is encoded by the coding sequence ATGCTGAGCTTTACCAACTTGCTGGGCCTGGTGGTGCTAACTTTGGGGGGTTGGGCTTTGTGGTCGCTCCAGAGCGATAGCGGCTCGAGGTCGCTTAACCTCCCCTCCGACCTGGAAAACCGGGGCCCCCGAAACATCAAACTATACTTTGCCAAAGACACCGAGGACGGCCTGGTGGTGGAGGAGCGCACCGTACAGATTGCCGAGGGAGAATATGTCCTGGGGCGCGTGCTGGAAGAACTGGTGCGGGGGCCCCAGATGCAAGGGGCCGCACCCCTGGTTCCGGCGGGAACCCCTGCACCCACCGTTTTCTTGCGCGACAGCACCGCTCTGGTAGACTTACCGGCAGCCTATGGGCGGCTGAACTACGGCACTGCGGGTGAACTGGCCCTGATTTACGGCATCACCAACACCTTGCTGGAGTTCAAAGAGGTGCAGCAGGTCAAGTTTTTGCTGGAAGGCAAGGAAGTTGAAAGCCTGGGGCACCTGTCCCTTCTGGATCCGTTCAAGCGACAAAAGCCGTGA
- a CDS encoding N-acetylmuramoyl-L-alanine amidase has translation MRRILTVWVVLLGLALAQYENRLLVGFQESQAIYPGGGTVAFGSAKLIAEALGLGYLEASGKVYLSLGSRVAAFGISSQGADAVRFLNAYRYQGSLWVPVRELARNLDLYYRNDYGAPVLALRPARLLEVQRAVAGSSERYILRFDRDVQVRLLANNPPRLAMIGVREVPDAPPDSPVSYSREDWGTEIYLPQGNDPPRLLFLPKQVVVERGGLTRLPRVVLDAGHGGTDTGVVVGSLREKDLVLSVSQRLQKLLQGRLEVILTRNSDRAVPLLARAQYATSAQVFISLHASGGKPGYGL, from the coding sequence ATGCGGCGCATATTGACGGTTTGGGTGGTATTGCTTGGGCTTGCCCTGGCCCAGTACGAAAATCGCCTGCTGGTGGGTTTTCAGGAGAGTCAGGCCATTTATCCGGGCGGCGGCACGGTAGCCTTTGGCTCCGCAAAGCTGATTGCCGAAGCCCTGGGGCTGGGCTACCTCGAGGCCTCGGGGAAGGTGTACCTGAGCCTGGGCAGCCGGGTGGCGGCTTTTGGCATCAGCAGCCAGGGCGCTGATGCCGTGCGTTTTCTGAATGCCTACCGCTACCAGGGCAGCCTGTGGGTTCCGGTGCGGGAGCTGGCCCGCAACCTCGATCTGTACTACCGCAACGACTATGGCGCACCGGTGCTGGCCCTGCGACCGGCCCGACTGCTGGAGGTGCAGCGGGCCGTAGCGGGCTCGAGCGAACGCTACATCCTTCGTTTTGATCGAGATGTGCAGGTACGGCTTTTGGCCAATAACCCTCCCCGCCTGGCCATGATCGGAGTGCGCGAGGTACCGGATGCGCCGCCCGACTCGCCCGTTAGCTATAGCCGGGAGGACTGGGGTACCGAGATTTACCTGCCGCAAGGCAACGACCCTCCCCGACTGCTGTTTTTGCCCAAACAAGTCGTAGTGGAACGGGGCGGCCTTACCCGGTTGCCCCGGGTGGTTCTGGATGCCGGGCATGGGGGCACCGACACCGGGGTGGTGGTGGGCAGCCTGCGGGAGAAGGATCTGGTTTTGAGCGTGAGCCAGCGTTTGCAGAAGTTGCTCCAGGGCAGGCTCGAGGTAATCCTGACCCGCAACTCAGACCGCGCCGTGCCGCTCCTGGCCAGGGCCCAGTACGCCACCTCGGCCCAGGTATTTATCAGCTTGCACGCGAGCGGCGGGAAACCGGGTTACGGTCTTTAG
- the smpB gene encoding SsrA-binding protein SmpB produces MAGLENRKARHDYEILETLEAGLVLKGTEVKSIRAGQVDFTGTFARFQNGELFLENLYIAPYEKGGYTNHDPRRLRKLLLKRHELNKLKARAEQKGLTLVPLKIYFNERGKAKLLLALARGKRDYQKKADDKKRAIRRELESW; encoded by the coding sequence ATGGCTGGACTCGAGAACCGCAAAGCACGCCACGATTATGAAATCCTGGAGACCCTCGAGGCGGGCCTGGTTCTCAAAGGCACTGAGGTCAAGTCCATCCGGGCGGGCCAGGTGGACTTTACCGGCACCTTTGCCCGGTTTCAAAATGGCGAGCTCTTTCTGGAAAACCTTTATATTGCCCCCTACGAGAAAGGCGGCTACACCAATCACGACCCTCGCCGCCTGCGCAAACTGTTGCTCAAGCGCCACGAGCTCAACAAGCTCAAAGCCCGGGCCGAGCAGAAAGGGCTGACCCTGGTACCGCTAAAGATTTACTTCAACGAGCGGGGCAAGGCCAAGTTGCTCTTGGCCCTGGCGCGGGGCAAGCGGGACTATCAGAAGAAAGCCGACGACAAAAAAAGAGCCATACGGCGGGAGCTGGAAAGCTGGTAG
- a CDS encoding carbohydrate ABC transporter permease — protein MGLRLSLYLGFLVSTLLVRLLWDLRFAPSWLYAALALLVVGLGLWIMRGSPALVWAGGLVTLAGLGVGYFNAVASLIALAGLFISYHGWRNHLSEKDQAAFWGWVFVWPALALLLFWQVLPAFYAVWLSLLDRFNFLGPSRFAGLGNYEILLRDPLFWKAMGNTFWFVAFTVPIGIGLAALIAILLNERVRFQGLFRTLYFLPYITALTAAAAVWDWIYNPEFGFLNYLLGTQGLDWLNRPEGIFSLLLAPLGLPLQGFFAGPSLAFVAIMVMTIWHFLGYQIVVLLAGLQNIPREYYEAAELDGASWWQQQWLITWPLLSPATFFLFTLGLIGAFQVFTQVLILTPTGGVLQDTLTVTLYLYNKGFRDSDFSYASAIAVVVFGVILILTLIQQRVLERRVNYEA, from the coding sequence ATGGGCTTGCGTTTGAGTTTATATCTAGGTTTTCTGGTAAGCACTTTGCTGGTGCGCCTGCTCTGGGACCTGCGCTTTGCGCCCTCCTGGCTCTACGCAGCGCTGGCCTTGCTGGTAGTGGGGTTGGGCCTCTGGATCATGCGGGGCTCGCCAGCCCTGGTATGGGCTGGAGGGCTGGTTACGCTTGCGGGTCTGGGGGTAGGTTACTTCAATGCAGTGGCATCCCTCATCGCATTAGCCGGGCTTTTCATCAGTTATCACGGCTGGCGCAACCACCTGAGCGAGAAAGATCAGGCAGCTTTTTGGGGCTGGGTATTTGTCTGGCCCGCGCTGGCTCTTCTCCTGTTCTGGCAGGTCTTGCCCGCCTTTTACGCGGTCTGGCTTTCCTTGCTGGACAGGTTCAACTTTCTAGGACCCAGCCGATTCGCAGGGCTGGGCAACTACGAAATTCTGCTGCGTGACCCGCTTTTCTGGAAGGCCATGGGCAATACTTTCTGGTTTGTGGCTTTCACCGTACCCATAGGTATAGGATTGGCGGCCTTGATAGCTATTTTGCTCAACGAGCGGGTGCGATTTCAGGGGCTTTTTCGCACCCTGTACTTTTTGCCCTACATCACGGCCCTCACCGCAGCCGCGGCAGTCTGGGACTGGATCTACAACCCCGAGTTTGGCTTTCTGAACTACCTGCTGGGTACCCAGGGCCTGGACTGGCTCAACCGGCCCGAGGGCATTTTTAGCTTGCTGCTGGCACCTTTGGGCCTGCCGTTGCAGGGCTTTTTTGCCGGGCCCAGCCTGGCTTTTGTGGCCATCATGGTCATGACCATCTGGCACTTTTTGGGCTACCAGATTGTGGTGCTGCTGGCTGGGTTACAAAACATTCCTCGGGAGTACTACGAGGCTGCCGAGCTAGACGGGGCTTCCTGGTGGCAACAGCAGTGGTTAATCACCTGGCCCTTGCTCTCCCCTGCAACGTTTTTCCTCTTTACCCTGGGCCTGATTGGCGCGTTTCAGGTCTTTACCCAGGTCTTAATCCTCACCCCCACCGGCGGGGTGTTGCAAGATACCCTGACGGTCACGCTTTATCTGTACAACAAGGGTTTTCGGGACTCCGACTTTTCGTATGCTTCGGCCATTGCGGTGGTGGTTTTTGGCGTGATTCTGATCCTGACCCTGATCCAGCAGCGGGTGCTGGAAAGGCGGGTGAACTATGAGGCGTAG
- a CDS encoding carbohydrate ABC transporter permease has translation MAFPFYWMLATSLKSPQEAQQARPIWIPERLKVSNWRVAWSLGAEAGSSWWGGFGPQQSVTLKLYAPPGPAPQVMVPSPPGAFSDPRSEQTEIEVAYQIDHWAIRFTNRSSEHFRTLPAVILISKEYPSYTPELPPDAIRSSGDDWRLEYVNVAPGLLGYIFHNYLEAWYAAPFARYFFNSFFTAGLQVLGGLFLAVLAAFALARIPFPGKSWVFGLVLATLMIPGEVLLIPNYVLLARLEWIDTYYALVVPWLASVFGIFLLRQFYLSLPQDLFDAARIDGASYWTQILHIALPLSIPGLITYGIFTFLGAYNALLWPLIVTNSPEMRTVQLGLQVFIGEAGSDYGALMAASTVSILPIILGYFIAQKQFIQGVARSGIK, from the coding sequence ATGGCGTTTCCTTTTTACTGGATGCTGGCCACCAGCCTCAAGAGTCCTCAAGAGGCCCAGCAAGCCCGGCCTATCTGGATTCCCGAGCGGCTCAAAGTGTCCAACTGGCGAGTGGCCTGGAGCCTGGGTGCAGAGGCAGGCTCGAGCTGGTGGGGTGGTTTTGGCCCCCAGCAAAGCGTAACCCTGAAGCTCTATGCCCCCCCAGGCCCCGCGCCCCAGGTCATGGTTCCCTCACCCCCCGGGGCATTCTCCGACCCGCGCTCCGAGCAAACCGAGATAGAAGTTGCCTATCAAATAGACCACTGGGCCATTCGTTTCACCAATCGGAGCAGCGAGCACTTTCGCACCCTTCCGGCAGTCATCCTGATTTCTAAGGAATACCCCAGCTACACCCCCGAACTACCCCCGGACGCCATCCGCAGCAGTGGCGATGATTGGAGGCTCGAGTATGTCAATGTGGCCCCAGGGCTTTTGGGCTACATCTTCCACAACTACCTCGAGGCCTGGTACGCTGCCCCCTTCGCCCGGTATTTTTTCAACAGCTTTTTCACCGCAGGTTTACAGGTACTGGGTGGGTTGTTTTTAGCGGTGCTGGCAGCCTTTGCCCTGGCCCGGATTCCTTTTCCAGGCAAGTCGTGGGTGTTTGGCCTGGTTCTGGCTACCCTGATGATCCCCGGCGAGGTACTGCTAATCCCCAACTATGTGCTGCTGGCGCGGCTCGAGTGGATTGACACCTATTACGCTTTAGTTGTGCCCTGGTTGGCCTCGGTCTTTGGCATCTTCTTGTTGCGCCAGTTCTATCTCTCTCTGCCCCAGGACTTGTTCGATGCTGCCCGTATAGACGGGGCCAGCTACTGGACGCAGATATTACACATTGCGCTGCCCCTTTCGATTCCAGGGCTGATCACCTATGGCATCTTCACCTTCCTGGGGGCCTACAACGCCCTGCTCTGGCCGCTCATCGTGACCAACAGCCCGGAGATGCGCACCGTTCAGCTGGGCTTGCAGGTGTTCATCGGCGAGGCCGGCAGCGACTACGGCGCACTCATGGCAGCATCTACCGTTTCAATTTTGCCTATCATCCTGGGCTATTTTATTGCTCAGAAGCAGTTTATTCAGGGTGTGGCACGCAGTGGTATCAAGTAA